The Kogia breviceps isolate mKogBre1 chromosome 8, mKogBre1 haplotype 1, whole genome shotgun sequence DNA window CCGAGTTCTTGATTCGGAAGGTACGGGGTGGCGCAGGTAATATGCCTTTCTGGCAAATATCCAGGTGATGATGAGGCTTGCTGGTTTTAGGGCCCCATTTAGAAAACTACTGTTTTAGATAACTCTGCACCCTCCCAAAATCTAGCCCAGAGAAAAGCTTTCAAAACTTCAGAGTAAATTATTTAGGCAAAAGGTAACCCAAAATCCAGCAGGAAAATCTGTCCCCTAACCCAAAATCCAGTGGGAAAatctgtcccctcccccaactgTGAGAagatttccattactttaggggCTGAGCAGAAAGAGATGAGCAAAGAAATCTCATTAAAAGAAAAGGGGCTAGTGGCACAATTGAACACTGTCATCTGTTGGGTTTCAGGGGCATGTGCAAAATGCAGACAAGAAGCCAAATAGTAGCTCAGCCAACTCGAGGCTGCCTGTGTTCTGAGCTCAATCTATAACAGTGCCAGCAGGGCTGCTGGGACCCATCTGTTACTCTCTTTTTGATAACAGATCTGAGGTCCCTCTGGAAGGAAATAGCttgacaggaagaaagaaagattagGCCAACTTAAAATGTCTGGATTTATGAAGCTGCACTTGAATATGGCACAGATTTTAACTCTTTATGGCACTTTGCTAACCTTCAATATACCCCTGCTACTCTTGCtgatttctctgtccctttcGTGGAGAAATGTGAACGCCAAAGCTCTCCTGGACACCTTCTATTTATACATAAATTAAGGTCGCAGGATTCAATAATGAAGGAAGCCTTGAGATCCTCCAGCCCACGCAccaattttatggatgaggaaacctaAGCCTAGGGTTAATCCTAAAATACATTAACTGGTAGTGGTAGAGCCAGGCTGGAATCCAGCTGCCTTGACTTGCAGTGGGTATGTAGTGTGTATAGTCCTTTACACTCCTAAAATGagtaggaaaaagatattctaaatgtccatcaacagaggaatggataaagaagatgtggtacatataaacgatggaatattactcagccattaaaaagaacgaaatcataccatttgcagcaacatggatggacctagggattaccatactaagtgaggtaagtcagagagacaagtatcatatgatatcacttgtatgtgaaatctaaaaaaaatgatacaaatgaacttatttacaaaacagaagcagactcacagactttgaaaagaaATTTACCGTTACCGAAGGGGAAATGTCGAGGCagggaggggataaattaggagtttgggataacatatacacactactatacatgagatagataatcaacaaggtcctactgtatagcacagggaactctactcagtagtcTGTAATGaccaatatgggaaaagaatctgaaaaagaatggatatatgtatatgaataaatgaatcactttgccgtatacctgaaactaacacaacattgtacatcaactatacgccagtataaaataaaaattaaattttaaaaaatgagtaggaAAAAGATATCTTTTCTCCACTACATTTTAAGGAGGAAAcatgattttctccttttcacaACGTGCCCTTTTGTCCCTGGAAGCAGGAGGGCTTTATCAGAGCAACTGAAGAGAAATGAAGCACCGTAAACAGTTTTAGCAGGACCTGGAAacttgagggcagggacagtgTCCACTGGTTACCCAGAAACTTGGCTAGAGCAGATTCTCAAAAACCAAATGGTgaacgaacgaatgaatgaatttctGGTTTGATGGTTATTTGCCAATTTTTCAGTCAATTAAGGAATGAATGTTTCACATTAAGATTTTAAGCCTGCTGTGGATTCTCTTTATTAGTGAGTTAGATGCTTACGTGAAACCACACTCACCTTTTCCGTACGATAGCCAGTGTGTCTGCTGGCAAAGTACAGGCTTTGGAGGTGGAAAATTTTGAATCCCAGAGTGTTCACTCTGTTTACTTAATTCTAGGCAAGTTATAgaaactttctgagcctcaactcccctcccccaaccagcaagtgtaaaataaagataatactaCTTGAGGGtttttgtaaagattaaataagataatgtgtgCAGACTGCCTTGCACTATGAATAAATGTGTGTGTCCTCTCCCCTCCAGCACCAACTGCCTATTTAAGGGTAATATAGGTATTAAGTAGGTGAAGTAAGTGTAAGTATCAGGAGAGTAAGTATAAGACTTTGGATGGAAACTGAAGGGACTTTTTTGGTTGAAAAGGTAcacaaatcatcatcatcatcatcatcattatggtTATCCAGAAGCTGCTTTTATGGACAATATgctttgaaataaatataagCAAAGCTCCTATCATCTAGGTATTCTTCACATTCCATAATCCCTCACCATTTCCCCAGTTTCCAATAAAatagttttcaggaaaaaaataaactgagctTTTTGCTTACCCTTTTGTTCTTGGTTTCCTTGTTCTGGGCTCAAGAAACTCTGTCTCCTCCTCCATTTCCGTTTCAGGGGTGATGTTTTTCTGAGAAGACTGTGGTGAAAGCATTTCCCATTCATTGTCATGGGGGACAGCCTGCAACAGAAGTGTCTCGGGGCCAGCCCTGCCTTGGTTCATGCTCTTCCATGACTGGCTGTCCTGGCCAGAGGCTTCCTCTAGTGCTGAAGATTCTGGAGGCTTCATTTCTCCCAGAATGTGCATTTGAGGGCCCTTACCCAAGCTGTGGTCAGAGGCTGGCTCCACAGCCTCGCCAGACCATCCAGGCCCTGAGTCCCTAGTCTCCGATGATGGATCACCAACCTCACTGCAGCCCAAGGCCATCCAACTCTGGTCTTGCCTAGGGCTTTCAAAAGATGATCTCTTACGATCTTTAGAAGACATTCTCTCTGCAGAaagatgatttctttcatttaaggAAGCAGGTTGATGTATGTCTGGGAAGCATGCTAACTGAGTTCCTCCTGGCAGCCCCGTTTCTTCGGAATCTATGTGAAACTCTTCTAATTCTGACGTGATTTCTCTTGCCTCACAGGCCTCTGGCTCTGGGGGTGAATTTTCTTCGTGCTTTACAAGTATGTAATCCATGTGTAGTGCATGATGATCTTCATACTTCTCAGTGTACCTTTCTTCCCCGTATTCTGATTTTATCTGCTCAGGCTCTTTGGtaggaattattttttcttcttccaactCTAATATCCCCTTGCTGGCACCTAGAAGTGGAAGATGAAGGTGAGAGGGAGAGAACGAGTCTTAATTAACACACTGTGTGACTTGTGATCTTTGCAAATGATCTATCTAAAGAGAcatagtttaaaaaacatttttattttgtagagCTGTTTAATTTTCTCAGACCCTCTCAAGGATACTTATTAGACAAGCGGGAGAAATTACTGCGGTGAGGCAGAACTTGGTTAAGCATGCACTGCAAATGTAGTTAGTTCCTCTATAGCCACATTGGTAGGAAGAGTGTGTTTTACAAATGCATTAATTGAATAAAAGCAGCAATTTCTTGAGGGTGGAGGAATGAGAGGTTTCTTACCATTTGGTGGTCCTATGTCTCCACCTGCTGGTGAATCTGAATGATCTGTTTCTACTTCCCAGTCAACGTTTGATGGAGACAGCTCAATGTTGGCGTCGACTCTGACGGTCAAAGAAACTGACTCAGGGTCTTCGTGAACATGCAGCTCAACCAGCTGGCATTCAGGTTGTCTGTCTGTGGCCTCAGCGtggttttccttgtttctttcatCAGGAAGGGCAGAAAGCAATATCTCTGCGGCTTCGCTCCCCAGAGGCTCATTCTCTGGAGTCCCAGCTTCCTCTGTGGTTTCGACACCAGGAGTAGGTTCCGTGAGATAGGACAAATCAAATGGAGGTGTGTAAGGTGCCAGCTCTTGCTTCAGGGCATCTTCCAAGGGAGGGTCACCGCCATAGACGAAGTGTTCAGGCTCTTTCATTAAATCTTCATCAATATTTTGGCCCATGACTTCATACTCAGAATCACCCCACGAGGCTTCAGAGGAACAGATATCTTGCTGCCCTGCCTCCCCTTCAAATGGCATTTCAGGATTTCCTTCCGATAATGTCAGTTTACTCACGTCATCTATTGTTCCCGTGGATGAATTGAGACCCGAGGCATCGCTGAAACTGTGGTCAAAGGCAGCTTCGCTGACATCCAGACAAGTGTCCGAGGCTAGCAAAGTATCAGGAACTGTGGCAGGATTCTCAGTAGCAAAAGCTTGCTCACGGTCCGACGGGCCCCCTGCATCGGTCTGGCTCTCAGGAGAAAAGTCTTCTGATATCCAAGAGCTGTTGCTATCCACAGTTGGCTCTGGGTGACTCACACAAATATCAGTTCCCACGTTTTCAATCACTGGGATTGTTCTGTCAGTGGGTTCCAAAATTGGTGCTGTATCTGGGTTGACTCCCTTTTCTGACGCTTTTAAACCTGTAATGTTttcgcatttgtttatttcagAAGGTTCAGGAGAACCTTTGTGAGAGGCAGGTTGAGATGAGTTATTTGTGTTTGCCTGCTCGCTGATTCGAGGCAGCGGAACTGTGTTTTCAGAAGATAGTTCTGAAGTATACGGGACAAATTCCTGCGCTGGCTCCTGACTGGGTTCTTCATCTCTCTCTGGTTTGGTGGGATGTAACTCACTGGATTCCCCTTCAGGTCCCATCCCAGCACTGATGTCCTGCTTAGTCTCTGGCTCTGCTTCATAATCATGACATACATCAGGGCTGTTGGAAGCCTGGGAATTGCTGCTGTGGTCACAGTGAGTCAGTATATCAGGATTCTCACCATCTGTCTTCACACCGAAGGGTTGTTTCACATCCATCCACAAGTCGGGTGAAGCGGAGGCCAGCTGCCCACCCTCTTGGAAGTTGCCGTGTAAAATATCTGGAACAAAGGCACCTTGGGGGCCCTCACTAGGGGTAGAATCGTCCCATTCAGAGCCTGACTTCTTTATCAATTGGGTGGAAGAACTGACAGCAGGGAAATCTTCAGAGGCAATGCTTGAATCTGTCATTTCACCGgggtgtgatttttctttttcccaccaATTTGTTTCTTGACGCTCAGGAGTTGATACATTCGATATAATGCATCCATCTTCATCTGTGTGAGTAAATGTTGGGTCTGGCTGATTCCAGACAGACAGCGCTGTATTCTGACACTGCTCTTGGGTAGGTATTTCAGTGGTGAGTTTGTCACTGGCAGAAGGCACGGTCTGTTCTCTGGAATCCTTGTCTTTAACTTGGTCCAGTATTGCAAGCTGGCTAAGCTGACCAGCTTCTGGGTCTGGCTGCCTTGGTTGAATGTTCCAAAGTTGCTCGTGGGCATTCTCCCCATTATTATCCAGAAAGTGTGACTCATGTTGATCACTGAAAGGATTGGTACAGCATGTTTCCAGGGATTCGGTATCACCCTGAATGGGTACTCCCCAGGGATCCACGTTTTGGCGTGGTGAGGAATTCATCCCTAGCACAGCACTTGAGTTAGATAATGCCCCTTCAGATGCCCTCTCAGTTGGTCGCCCTTCCTGTAGGGAGGCGTTCCACCACTCCGTGCTCTCAGCTGAGAAGCCAGCCATTTCCAGGTTAGAATCATTTTCATTCTTTAGTTCAGCTTTGGGAGCTATTTGCCACATGACATCTCCCGTCCTGCCTGTTTCTGGAGAAGACCTCGTCTCCTTCTCTACTGCTGTAACCTGTATTTCAGTCTCCTTTAGTGACAAGAAATTCCAACGATCAGGGCTGCTTTGTTGATTGTCGCAGAATGGGTTTGACTTATTCTCATTCTCTGCTGGTTCTGGACTGCCTATATAGGCAGAACATTCCTCAGACTTGGGATCAGCTGTGGCCAAGGACTTATTAGATTCATTCAATGAATCCCAAGCTCTGAGTTCACTCTGAGCATCCCGGCAAGTGGCTGAGTGGATCTCTTTCTCCACTGACTCTTCATCGCCAACACTATCATCATCAGAACCCGAGTTTGTTGACATGAACTTGGCGTCCTCTTGCTGCACAGTTTCAGGAATATCACATTCACTTTTTTCCTGATGGCTAACCACTAGATTTCCTTCCTGATATACATCTAAATATTCAGAATATTTGCCTGTTTCAGGGCTagacaaagaggaaaaggaatcaCCATCTATTGAGTCATTCCAAATCTCTAAATAGTTAGGGGCATTGTGATCTAAGCTCTTTTCAAACTTGTCCATTCTGTTTTTCTCCAAACCCTTCATTTCGGTAATCACTTCTACTTGACCATCAGTAGTAATTAGTTCAGATGCTTGGTAATTCTGTGTATTCCAATCATCTTGGTTTTCCTTCTGATGTCCAGTATTGGGTCCTTGGTCCCAGGAAGGCAATGCAGCCGAAGAGTCATTTAGGTCAGGACTGGATGCACTTGAATGTGTATACTCACTAGAAATGCTGTCTCTGTCATCATTTCCAGATAAATTGGCTCCTGGAGGGCTGTTTTCAGTATTCTTAACTTCGAGATTCTTAGTTATTTCAGAACTTGTGCAGGTGACTTGCACATCACTGTCTTTAGGGCCATCCCAAACGTCAAGTCCTTGGCGACGTCCATAAGGTAGGTCTTGGTTCATTCTCTCCGGTTCCAGAATGTTACATTCTTCAGCTTCCTCCACATCCATTTCAGGTAGAGATACACTTATTGTGGAATTCAGCCTACCTGAAATTTCAGTAGTTTCACCTGAATTTCTGTGACTCATGAGGTGCTCTTCACAGGTCTCTTTTGCCTGCAGGTGATCTGTGGACACTTCTGTTTGCACATCACAGGGGTCTGGAGTGTAAGACCCCTTCTCATGCTCTAATACTTCCTGGGGTTCCTCAGTTTGAGGACTGGAAGTGACTGAAAGAGAGCTGATTTTGCCTGATTCATTGGAGATTTCTGGATGATCAGATGTATCTGGGGAAGGGCATTCCTGGCCACCTTGCCCTTTTCTAGAAGCCCCTGAGGTTCCATCCATCAGCTCCGCCTCACTGGGGCACTCCCTATCAGCGGCTCGATGGGATTCCTTCTCACTTTCCTTTTGTCCATAACTGGGACCCCTCCAGGGATCTGAGCATGCAAAATGCCCTGAATTCTCAAGTCGGGTCACCAAATACGCCATATCACTTGGTGGGGTTCTCCTGCATGTGTCCTGCTTGTCAGGATCAAGTGTTTCTGACTCACTGGCTCCAGAGGCTTCCAGCATGTCTGAGATGCGACTGTCTTGAATTTTTGCTAATGAGCTGGAAGTTTCAGGAGGTGATTTGCTTTGTTCTGGATCTGTAACATACGGTGGGCCGGGTGACATTAATGATGACACGGCGTCATCTCTCATAACGGAATCCCAAATACTATTCGCGATCAGCTGCCcgcttttttcattcagcatgtgATATTCGTTGGGAGCAGTGTCCAAGCTGTGCTCAGAAGAGGCAGGGAGTTCCCAATCTACCTGATTTGTTTCCTGATACTCCACGCTCCAGGGTTCTACCTGTCTCACTGAAAATCGGGTTTCAGGTTCAGAACCTTCAGCCATGTACCCTTGTGCCTGACCTTCACCGGTGATGGCCACAGCTGCACTGCAGTCGTCCCAGTCCAAGTCGTTGTCCATATCCGAGATGGTCGCAGTAGACTGAGTGTCCTCCAGAATCACTCTGTTCCACAAGTCTAGACTGTCGGGGGCCGCCTGGCAGGAGTTAGCGCTGCTGTGCAGAAGTGTGAGCCGTCGGTT harbors:
- the PRUNE2 gene encoding protein prune homolog 2 isoform X1; the protein is MEEFLQRAKSKLNRSKRLEKVHVVIGHKSCDLDSLISAFTYAYFLDKVSSPEVLCLPVLNISRTEFSYFTETRFILEELNISESFHIFRDEINLHQLNDEGKLSLTLVGSNMLASEDKTLESAVVKVINPVEQGDAGFEYRESSSSLVVKEILQEAPELITEQLAHLLRGSILFKWMAMEPKKISEKQEEILSILEEKFPRLPPRDDIINVLQETQFSAQGLSIEQTMLKNLKELSDGEIKVAISSVNMTLEDCTFHSSITSDLKAFSDKFGFDVLILLANYLSEEQQPRRQIAVYSENLELCSQICCELEECQNPHLELEPFECGCDEILVYQQENPSVTCDHVVLLVKEVINRRCPEMASNSRTSSTEAVAGSAPLSQGSSGIMELYGSDIEPQPSSVNFMENPPDLSDSNQAQVDVNVDLVSPDSGLATIRSSRSSKESSVFLSDDSPVGEGAGPHHSLLPGFDSYSPIPEGAVAEEHAPSGEHGESFDLFNFDPVPMVSGQSQPSSHSADYSPTDDFFPNSDSSEGQLTTGPKRLDGIGMDVSNYSSSSLLSGTGKDSLVEFDEEFVQRQESPRDNSERNLSLTGFVEDESPSPESLKNVGRRVPPTPMNSFVEISPSTEEPAVLSSEDMTPKTVNTGHTGPPPTQARCSSWWGGLEIESRNTADAWSSSEQESVFQSPESWKDHKPSPVDRRASGSIFQPKTLDFPKSSPWESEFGQPELGSNNIQDQNEKKLQFRGMSPENSHLPNPFPQGTNHLIEDFAALWRSDRSPTAMPEPWGNPTDDGEPAAAASFPAWREDAEALKNTWNLHPMSGETPSVRDPNEWAMAKSGFSFPSEDLIDSLPSDANSEAVPEIWGKKNHDSEDDILVSGSPRSDLDHAWNSSKPVKDDQNGFVDPKIRGKVYKNVDSWNLFEEGNKKGGSDVLAPWEDSFLSYKCSDYSASNIGEDSVPSPLDTNYSTSDSCTSPTFAGDEKEAKDKPFAKEAGFESRDANCTSGDADVPSQSPEQPPRNRISSGPRNLKMWASPHADGSSEINATHSPDKDLLEAEPTDDQNTSVEDDIGESSQSSYDDPSMMQLYNETNRRLTLLHSSANSCQAAPDSLDLWNRVILEDTQSTATISDMDNDLDWDDCSAAVAITGEGQAQGYMAEGSEPETRFSVRQVEPWSVEYQETNQVDWELPASSEHSLDTAPNEYHMLNEKSGQLIANSIWDSVMRDDAVSSLMSPGPPYVTDPEQSKSPPETSSSLAKIQDSRISDMLEASGASESETLDPDKQDTCRRTPPSDMAYLVTRLENSGHFACSDPWRGPSYGQKESEKESHRAADRECPSEAELMDGTSGASRKGQGGQECPSPDTSDHPEISNESGKISSLSVTSSPQTEEPQEVLEHEKGSYTPDPCDVQTEVSTDHLQAKETCEEHLMSHRNSGETTEISGRLNSTISVSLPEMDVEEAEECNILEPERMNQDLPYGRRQGLDVWDGPKDSDVQVTCTSSEITKNLEVKNTENSPPGANLSGNDDRDSISSEYTHSSASSPDLNDSSAALPSWDQGPNTGHQKENQDDWNTQNYQASELITTDGQVEVITEMKGLEKNRMDKFEKSLDHNAPNYLEIWNDSIDGDSFSSLSSPETGKYSEYLDVYQEGNLVVSHQEKSECDIPETVQQEDAKFMSTNSGSDDDSVGDEESVEKEIHSATCRDAQSELRAWDSLNESNKSLATADPKSEECSAYIGSPEPAENENKSNPFCDNQQSSPDRWNFLSLKETEIQVTAVEKETRSSPETGRTGDVMWQIAPKAELKNENDSNLEMAGFSAESTEWWNASLQEGRPTERASEGALSNSSAVLGMNSSPRQNVDPWGVPIQGDTESLETCCTNPFSDQHESHFLDNNGENAHEQLWNIQPRQPDPEAGQLSQLAILDQVKDKDSREQTVPSASDKLTTEIPTQEQCQNTALSVWNQPDPTFTHTDEDGCIISNVSTPERQETNWWEKEKSHPGEMTDSSIASEDFPAVSSSTQLIKKSGSEWDDSTPSEGPQGAFVPDILHGNFQEGGQLASASPDLWMDVKQPFGVKTDGENPDILTHCDHSSNSQASNSPDVCHDYEAEPETKQDISAGMGPEGESSELHPTKPERDEEPSQEPAQEFVPYTSELSSENTVPLPRISEQANTNNSSQPASHKGSPEPSEINKCENITGLKASEKGVNPDTAPILEPTDRTIPVIENVGTDICVSHPEPTVDSNSSWISEDFSPESQTDAGGPSDREQAFATENPATVPDTLLASDTCLDVSEAAFDHSFSDASGLNSSTGTIDDVSKLTLSEGNPEMPFEGEAGQQDICSSEASWGDSEYEVMGQNIDEDLMKEPEHFVYGGDPPLEDALKQELAPYTPPFDLSYLTEPTPGVETTEEAGTPENEPLGSEAAEILLSALPDERNKENHAEATDRQPECQLVELHVHEDPESVSLTVRVDANIELSPSNVDWEVETDHSDSPAGGDIGPPNGASKGILELEEEKIIPTKEPEQIKSEYGEERYTEKYEDHHALHMDYILVKHEENSPPEPEACEAREITSELEEFHIDSEETGLPGGTQLACFPDIHQPASLNERNHLSAERMSSKDRKRSSFESPRQDQSWMALGCSEVGDPSSETRDSGPGWSGEAVEPASDHSLGKGPQMHILGEMKPPESSALEEASGQDSQSWKSMNQGRAGPETLLLQAVPHDNEWEMLSPQSSQKNITPETEMEEETEFLEPRTRKPRTKGLLSEDVGMDIPFEERMLSPSAADMRPEPPNSLDLNGSHPQRIKLTAPNINLSLDQSEGSVLSDDNLDSPDEIDINVDELDTPDEADSFEYTGHEDHTANKDSGQESESIPEYTAEEEREDNRLWRTVVIGEQEQRIDMKVIEPYRRVISHGGYYGDGLNAIIVFAACFLPDSSRADYHYVMENLFLYVISTLELMVAEDYMIVYLNGATPRRKMPGLGWMKKCYQMIDRRLRKNLKSFIIVHPSWFIRTILAITRPFISSKFSSKIKYVSSLSELSGLIPMDCIHIPESIIKYDEERSYKRSVRLDEELREASEAAKTSCLYNDPEMSSMEKDINLKLKEKP